One Bacteriovorax sp. PP10 DNA segment encodes these proteins:
- the phnC gene encoding phosphonate ABC transporter ATP-binding protein, with translation MRMLEIKNLEKVYPNGHHALKNISFSVPQGEFLVIIGLSGSGKSTMLRCVNRLHDPTSGEINFHGTDTTKLKGKALRKIRSEIGMIFQHFNLIPRKTVMENVLSGNLSRTGILASIFGIHTAETKALAQKYIEIVGLKGKERNRADNLSGGQQQRVSIARALMQNPKILLADEPVASLDPATSHSVMQYLKKVNEELGVTVICNLHFLSLVRQYAHRVVALKAGKLIYDGKPLEINEEWFKTIYGEDAVEVTIN, from the coding sequence ATGCGTATGTTAGAAATTAAAAATCTAGAAAAGGTTTATCCGAACGGACACCACGCTTTAAAGAATATTTCTTTTAGCGTCCCTCAAGGGGAATTTTTAGTGATCATCGGTTTATCAGGTTCTGGTAAGTCGACAATGCTTAGATGTGTAAACCGCCTTCACGATCCAACTTCTGGGGAAATCAATTTCCACGGAACGGACACGACGAAGTTAAAAGGAAAAGCTCTAAGAAAAATCAGATCTGAAATCGGAATGATCTTCCAGCATTTCAATTTAATTCCTAGAAAAACAGTTATGGAAAATGTTCTGTCGGGAAATCTTTCTCGCACAGGAATCTTAGCTTCAATCTTCGGAATCCATACTGCAGAAACAAAGGCCCTGGCACAAAAGTACATTGAGATCGTAGGTCTTAAAGGAAAAGAAAGAAACCGCGCTGACAACCTTTCAGGAGGCCAGCAGCAACGTGTTTCGATCGCACGTGCTCTTATGCAAAACCCTAAAATTTTACTAGCTGATGAACCAGTTGCTTCACTAGATCCAGCTACGTCTCACTCAGTTATGCAGTACCTGAAAAAAGTTAACGAAGAATTAGGTGTAACAGTTATCTGTAACCTTCACTTCCTTTCTCTGGTTCGCCAATACGCTCACCGTGTAGTTGCTCTTAAAGCTGGAAAACTTATCTATGATGGTAAGCCACTTGAGATCAACGAAGAATGGTTCAAGACTATTTATGGTGAAGACGCAGTAGAAGTAACCATTAACTAA
- a CDS encoding sensor histidine kinase, translating into MNNTNQPSLAKRLTVSTIALIAGTLIIVTGIVYLTIVSFGNKFLDNELQEKSNFIQKAFAVPIWTYDQYQINEIGNSLLGDAKYTYVSALKVETTTNETLFEKTQDKKSDYFRTASLPFTKTRVIDIYKDDRKIGMISVAMTNYGYIKAFRDQFIIIIIAMTILMIIISKLASYYINKTLTVPLTKILTHVHHIEEENYTQHELANLPRELDSISRALNQAASVIEKRNKDIMFYTNDLEKLVQHRTAELEEQMMKNLNTARLAAVGEMAADVAHEINNPLTVIDLHAAKLKRLQSGLPEDVSHSIDKVQQMVKRIGKIIKGLKSLSRDGHADPLVAFSISSMIEDVKMLVEMKVRSHDIRFDVVIPDPGLQAIGREVQISQVLVNIIGNAVDAVTGLPDKWIRVEVKEKDDKVYFYITDCGKGIPPDLQEKIMHPFFTTKGVNKGTGLGLSISKNIIEEHDGHLEYNKESPNTQFVFTLKKA; encoded by the coding sequence ATGAATAATACAAATCAGCCTAGCCTTGCTAAACGTCTCACGGTTTCGACCATCGCCTTAATTGCGGGAACGTTGATTATTGTGACTGGAATTGTTTATCTTACGATTGTTTCCTTCGGAAATAAATTTTTAGACAATGAATTGCAGGAAAAATCAAATTTCATTCAGAAAGCTTTTGCTGTTCCTATCTGGACTTACGATCAATATCAAATTAATGAAATTGGAAATTCGCTTCTGGGTGACGCCAAGTATACTTATGTGAGTGCCTTAAAAGTTGAAACAACAACGAATGAAACTCTTTTTGAAAAGACTCAGGATAAAAAAAGCGATTACTTCCGTACGGCCTCTTTGCCTTTCACTAAAACGAGAGTCATCGACATTTATAAAGATGACAGAAAAATTGGAATGATCTCCGTTGCGATGACGAATTATGGTTACATCAAGGCCTTCAGAGACCAGTTTATTATTATCATCATTGCGATGACTATTTTAATGATCATCATTTCTAAACTGGCCAGTTACTACATTAATAAAACGTTGACTGTGCCACTCACCAAAATTTTGACTCATGTTCATCACATTGAAGAAGAAAATTATACTCAGCATGAGCTGGCCAATCTCCCCAGGGAGCTGGACTCAATTTCACGGGCCTTAAACCAGGCCGCTTCTGTTATTGAAAAAAGAAATAAAGATATTATGTTTTATACCAATGATCTGGAAAAACTGGTTCAACACCGTACGGCTGAGCTCGAAGAACAGATGATGAAGAATTTGAACACTGCCCGTCTGGCCGCTGTTGGTGAAATGGCCGCTGATGTCGCTCACGAAATTAACAATCCATTAACAGTTATCGATCTTCATGCTGCGAAGTTGAAAAGACTGCAATCTGGTCTTCCTGAAGATGTATCTCATTCGATAGATAAAGTTCAGCAGATGGTGAAGAGAATCGGGAAAATCATTAAGGGCTTAAAGTCTCTTTCGCGTGATGGGCATGCTGATCCACTGGTGGCCTTCTCCATTTCGAGTATGATTGAAGATGTGAAGATGCTGGTTGAGATGAAAGTCAGAAGCCATGATATTAGATTTGATGTTGTGATTCCCGATCCAGGTTTACAGGCCATTGGACGTGAAGTTCAAATCTCTCAGGTTCTGGTTAACATTATTGGAAATGCTGTTGATGCCGTCACAGGTTTACCGGATAAGTGGATAAGAGTTGAGGTTAAGGAAAAAGACGATAAAGTTTATTTTTATATAACAGATTGCGGAAAGGGGATTCCTCCTGACTTACAAGAAAAAATCATGCACCCATTTTTTACGACGAAAGGAGTGAACAAGGGGACGGGGTTGGGTTTAAGTATTTCGAAGAACATTATTGAAGAACACGACGGACATCTTGAGTACAATAAAGAAAGTCCGAATACGCAGTTTGTTTTTACACTTAAAAAAGCTTAA
- a CDS encoding ABC transporter substrate-binding protein produces the protein MKTILFLAVLAIFPQTSFAKNFVYCSEGSPSSFNPQLVTDGTSITATSANIYNRLVEFEAGGTRIVPGLATSWEISKDKKTYTFTLRKGVKFHTTKYFTPTRDFNADDVVFSFDRQRLTSHPYHNVSGGKYEYFDGMEMGTLMKEIKVLDPYKIQITLAQPDAPFLANMAMSFMSILSKEYADKLTAANKKADMDNFPIGTGAYQFISYQKDSVIRYEEHKGYWGKKGNVDKLIFAITPDANVRTQKLKTGECQFASEPSPADIPEMQKNPKLTVISDAGLNIGFLAMNVTKKPFNNVLVRQAISHALDKKTYIAAIYMGNATIAKNLIPPTVWSYNNAIVDYDYNIAKAKELLKKAGFPNGFETEMWTLPVARPYNPNGKKMGELMQADLAKIGIKVKLISYDWPTYLEKSKTGAHSLIQFGWNGDNGDPDNFFNVLLSCSAVKAGSNYARWCNDKFNKLILDAKTATDIKTRTKLYEQAQVVIHDEAPVVNIAHSKAFKAMAKNIKGYKIDPLGLDYLTNVVVE, from the coding sequence ATGAAGACCATTCTTTTTCTCGCCGTACTGGCAATATTCCCACAGACATCATTCGCTAAAAACTTCGTCTACTGTTCAGAAGGTTCGCCAAGTTCTTTTAACCCACAACTTGTCACTGATGGTACATCTATTACGGCTACCTCAGCAAACATTTATAATCGTTTGGTTGAGTTTGAGGCCGGTGGCACTAGAATTGTTCCAGGTCTTGCGACGTCATGGGAAATTTCAAAAGATAAAAAAACCTACACTTTTACACTAAGAAAAGGTGTTAAGTTTCATACTACAAAATACTTTACTCCGACACGTGATTTTAATGCTGACGACGTTGTTTTTTCATTTGATAGACAACGTTTAACAAGTCACCCTTACCACAACGTGAGTGGTGGAAAGTACGAGTACTTTGATGGTATGGAAATGGGTACTCTTATGAAAGAGATCAAGGTTCTAGATCCGTACAAGATTCAGATCACCCTTGCTCAACCTGATGCTCCATTTTTAGCAAACATGGCCATGAGTTTCATGAGTATTCTTTCTAAGGAATACGCGGATAAACTAACGGCCGCGAATAAAAAAGCAGATATGGATAACTTCCCGATTGGTACTGGTGCTTACCAGTTTATCTCTTATCAAAAAGATAGTGTGATTCGTTATGAAGAGCACAAAGGATATTGGGGGAAAAAAGGAAATGTTGATAAATTAATTTTCGCTATTACTCCTGATGCAAACGTTCGTACGCAAAAATTAAAAACTGGTGAATGCCAGTTTGCAAGTGAACCAAGCCCGGCCGACATCCCAGAAATGCAAAAGAATCCAAAGCTAACCGTTATTTCAGACGCAGGTCTTAATATTGGTTTTCTTGCTATGAACGTTACAAAAAAACCTTTTAACAACGTTTTAGTAAGACAAGCTATCAGCCACGCACTTGATAAAAAAACTTACATTGCTGCAATTTATATGGGAAATGCCACAATTGCAAAAAACTTAATCCCCCCAACTGTATGGTCATATAACAATGCCATTGTTGACTACGATTACAATATTGCAAAAGCAAAAGAGCTTCTAAAGAAAGCTGGCTTCCCTAATGGATTTGAAACAGAAATGTGGACTCTTCCAGTTGCTCGTCCTTATAACCCAAATGGAAAAAAGATGGGTGAACTTATGCAAGCTGACCTTGCTAAGATTGGCATCAAAGTAAAACTTATTTCTTATGACTGGCCGACGTATTTAGAAAAATCAAAAACAGGTGCTCATTCACTAATTCAATTTGGGTGGAACGGAGACAACGGTGACCCGGATAACTTCTTTAACGTTCTCCTTAGCTGCTCAGCTGTGAAGGCCGGAAGTAACTACGCTCGTTGGTGTAATGACAAGTTCAATAAACTTATCCTGGACGCAAAAACAGCGACAGATATCAAAACACGCACGAAACTTTATGAACAAGCTCAAGTAGTGATCCATGATGAAGCACCAGTTGTAAACATTGCTCACTCAAAAGCATTCAAGGCCATGGCAAAAAATATTAAAGGTTATAAGATCGATCCTCTAGGATTAGATTATTTAACAAATGTAGTGGTTGAATAA
- the phnE gene encoding phosphonate ABC transporter, permease protein PhnE has translation MKQLTNKKPNKYVQGFKAYVLDTLSWAYLALIAYKVIYEKIIIDERYPEFSWNQPLLSLYVGLAIAAVLFFTKFSLGRGLFGLIKYDENESPASQPFAWLGYLLIALTFVTGFYASQISVKEFFSESGLEGAKRIFKALFTPNWGIFEEGLFAAIETIYMAFIATAVAIPIAFVLGFFAARNLMNGSKIAFTIYNVLRAFLNISRSIEPLVWAIIFSVWVGIGPFSGMLALCIHSIASLTKQYSEQIESIDDGPIEAITATGAHPIQIVWFGVVPQIVLPYLSYTIYRWDINVRMATVIGLVGGGGIGNLLMQYQGQARWNEVGMLVILIAAIVWTMDWASSKLREALK, from the coding sequence ATGAAACAACTGACTAATAAAAAACCAAACAAATACGTACAAGGCTTTAAGGCCTATGTACTAGATACGCTTTCATGGGCGTACCTGGCGCTTATCGCTTATAAAGTTATCTATGAAAAAATCATTATCGACGAAAGATATCCTGAGTTCTCATGGAACCAGCCACTTCTTTCTCTTTATGTCGGTCTAGCGATTGCTGCCGTATTATTTTTCACAAAGTTCTCACTTGGACGCGGACTATTCGGTCTCATTAAGTACGACGAAAACGAAAGCCCTGCTTCTCAACCATTTGCTTGGCTTGGGTACCTTCTAATCGCTCTAACTTTTGTAACAGGTTTCTACGCTTCACAAATTTCAGTAAAAGAATTCTTTTCTGAAAGTGGACTTGAAGGAGCAAAGAGAATCTTTAAAGCACTATTCACTCCGAACTGGGGAATCTTTGAAGAAGGTCTATTTGCTGCAATCGAAACGATCTACATGGCATTCATTGCAACGGCTGTAGCGATTCCTATCGCTTTCGTTCTTGGATTCTTTGCTGCTAGAAACTTAATGAATGGAAGCAAAATTGCTTTCACTATTTATAACGTTTTAAGAGCATTCTTAAACATCTCTCGTTCAATCGAGCCACTAGTTTGGGCCATTATCTTCTCAGTATGGGTTGGTATCGGACCTTTCTCTGGTATGCTTGCTCTTTGTATCCACTCAATTGCTTCACTTACTAAGCAGTACTCTGAGCAAATTGAATCAATCGACGACGGGCCAATCGAAGCTATTACGGCAACTGGAGCTCATCCAATTCAAATCGTATGGTTCGGGGTTGTACCTCAAATCGTTCTTCCATACCTTTCGTACACGATCTACCGTTGGGATATCAACGTACGTATGGCGACTGTCATCGGTCTTGTTGGTGGTGGTGGTATCGGTAACCTTCTAATGCAATACCAAGGTCAGGCACGTTGGAATGAAGTTGGAATGCTGGTTATCTTAATTGCAGCTATCGTTTGGACGATGGACTGGGCCTCATCTAAATTAAGAGAAGCACTGAAATAA